A DNA window from Planctomycetia bacterium contains the following coding sequences:
- a CDS encoding phospho-2-dehydro-3-deoxyheptonate aldolase: MHSPVAPVPAGGSQPTSNLRIRSLEPLVPPARLCALLPLDVAATQTIVAGRLAVERILAGDDPRLLVVVGPCSIHDPDGARDYARRLHGLAGRVGDRLLVVMRVYFEKPRTTVGWKGLINDPHLDDTFDVATGLRLARSLLIEIATLGLPTATEFLEPITPQYIADTIVLGAIGARTTESPTHRQMASGLSMPVGFKNSTDGSLQAAIDAMQAARTPHSFLGIDNNGGTCVVSTSGNPWGVLMLRGGRSGSNYSPEVLHEARQRLEAAGLPARIVVDCSHANSGKDHRRQSIVWRDVLEQRIAGDRSIMGMMLESNISPGSQPPQRDRSQLTYGMSITDGCIGWDETEELLLEAHRRLG; the protein is encoded by the coding sequence ATGCACTCCCCAGTCGCCCCCGTGCCCGCCGGCGGCAGCCAGCCGACGTCCAACCTGCGGATTCGCAGCCTGGAGCCGCTCGTTCCCCCGGCCCGGCTCTGCGCCCTGTTGCCGCTCGATGTCGCCGCCACGCAGACGATCGTCGCCGGGCGACTGGCCGTGGAACGGATCCTCGCCGGCGACGACCCGCGGCTGCTGGTGGTCGTGGGCCCGTGCTCGATCCACGACCCCGACGGGGCCCGCGACTACGCCCGCCGGCTGCACGGCCTCGCCGGCCGCGTCGGCGACCGGCTGCTGGTCGTGATGCGGGTGTACTTCGAGAAGCCGCGGACCACCGTCGGCTGGAAGGGGCTGATCAACGATCCGCACCTCGACGACACCTTCGACGTCGCCACCGGCCTGCGGCTGGCGCGGAGCCTGCTCATCGAGATCGCCACGCTCGGTCTCCCCACGGCCACCGAGTTCCTCGAGCCGATCACGCCGCAGTACATCGCCGACACCATCGTGCTCGGCGCCATCGGCGCCCGCACCACCGAGAGCCCGACCCACCGGCAGATGGCCAGCGGCCTGTCGATGCCGGTCGGCTTCAAGAACTCGACCGACGGCTCGCTGCAGGCCGCCATCGACGCCATGCAGGCGGCCCGCACCCCCCATAGTTTTCTCGGCATCGACAACAACGGCGGCACGTGCGTGGTCTCGACGTCCGGCAACCCGTGGGGCGTGCTCATGCTCCGCGGCGGCCGCAGCGGGTCGAACTACTCCCCGGAGGTGCTCCACGAGGCCCGCCAGCGGCTCGAGGCGGCGGGCCTCCCGGCGCGGATCGTCGTCGACTGCAGCCATGCCAATTCGGGCAAGGACCACCGCCGGCAGTCGATCGTCTGGCGGGACGTGCTCGAGCAGCGGATTGCCGGCGACCGCTCGATCATGGGGATGATGCTGGAGAGCAACATCAGCCCGGGCAGCCAGCCGCCGCAGCGCGACCGGTCGCAGCTCACCTACGGCATGTCGATCACCGACGGCTGCATCGGCTGGGACGAAACCGAGGAGCTGCTCCTCGAGGCCCACCGCCGGCTCGGCTGA